Genomic segment of Acidobacteriota bacterium:
CCGGATCTGTCACAGCCATCACGATCGAGAAGTCCGCTTCGGCGGCTCTGCTGAACCAGATCTTGCGTCCATTGAGCACCCACTGGCCATCTTCTTTGACCGCACGGGTCGTCATCGCCCCAGGATCGGAACCGGCGCCCGGCTCGGAGATTCCGATGCCGGAGATCGTCTCCCCTCGGACATACGGCTCGAGATACTGTGCGCGTTGCTCCTCAGTGACCGTCACCATCAGCATGCGAAGATTGGGTGAGTCCGGCGGAAACACATAAGGCGTGATCGTCTTTCCCAACTCTTCGTTGACGCCGATCATCGCGACCGCAGGCAAATCCGCACCGCCGACATCCTCCGGAGCATCAAGCCCCCCCAAGCCGAGTTCACGAGACTTCTTGTCGATCGGCGCTCGTTCTTCGGCCGTCAGTGTTGCTCCCTGTCCTGAGGCCTCGCGTTCGAGCACGACGGCTTCGAGCGGCAAAAGCTCTTCTCGCACGAAACGCGCGACGAGATCCTTGAGCATCCGGTGCTCGTCACAGAGAGCAAAGTCCATCGTTCCTCCTCTTGACCTGCGAGCGCACCTTGCCGGCGCAGCCAATCAGTCCCTGATCGAGCCTATCGAGACTGCGATTGCAGTTGAACGAGGTTAGTCGCCGGCACCGGCATCGCACCGTCTTCCAATCTCCACAAACAATCCGCAACGCCTTGAGGGCCTTCCATGCGGCCGTCATAGTCGCGGCACATCTGAGGGCGAGTCTCGTATACGCCGCAGACATAGTTCGTAGCGCCGCTCGGGGTCTTGATCTCCTGGAGCGCGTCGCAGCGTTTCGGAATCGTGAAGTAGTACTCGGTACGCCCTTGCTCTTCGGCGTAATCGATCTTCAATCCATGAAGCTCCATCCAATGAATCTCATCGCGAGCTTCGTCATCAACTTCGCCGCCGAAAAAGGTCATCGACATGCAGCACTTGCCGCAGATCAAACACAGCTCGGACTTTCGCTTTGCGGACAATCGCTTTTTCATTCCGTCTACCTCCTTGAAGGAGCTATCAAAACAAGGCGAGAGTATAACCGATTCGGCTCAGCGCATGAACTTGCGTCGAATGGCGAGCGCGAGCAGCGCGGCTTGCACGGGCCCGAGAATGGTTTCAAGGGTCACGAGCGTTTGCGCCGTGCCGGTGAGCGGCTTGGGTTCAGGCTTCTGCAAGCTCATCACCGCGAGGCTGTATGTGAGCGCGCGAGAGAATTCAAGGGGCTGCCCTATTCTGTCTTCGATCGTCATTGACGCCGCCGTCGCTGACGAGGCGCCTTCATGCGACGCCTTTGGCGGTTGCTGCGCAAAGCCAACGCGCGTGTAGAGCAGCACAAAAACGATCCACACAGCAGCAAGCACTCCGAGCGCGTTGCGTATCCTCTCGCCGTATCCGCTCACCGCCCAGTACAGCATGTGCAGCCAGTCTGTTTTCCAGAACGACCAGCCCTTCCACTTGGTCCGGCGCCCGAGGTCCATAGCCCAGTATCGGAAATTCGATGCTTCCTCGTAGCGGTTATTCGCCTCCGCGTTTTCGGCTAGCTGGCGGCACGCTATGGTGAGAAGGCGGTTCGAGGGTGAAACTTTGTTGCTTTGAAGGGCGGCGATCTCTTGTTTGATGCTGATGCGATCCCACTCCCAGCCTACGTCGGTTAAGACAAACTCGCGAGAGTCGACGTTGACGAACCAGTGGGGGCGGAGGTTTAGCGTATGGAAAGCCATACGCTCGGGGTGCTCAATCCGAACGTGTTGAAAGTCGAGCGACGGATCTTTGCCAAGGGCCATCGCTAAGCTGGCGCCGTCCTTCAATCGCCTATAGGTTGCGCTCCCGAAGAAGTGAATAGAGTCATTGAAAGAGGCGCGACAAAAATTAGCTCGAGCTTGAAAGACTGAGAGGTTGAAGTCCGCAGCCGCGCTGAACCTGGCAGATCTGAAGTCCGCAGCAGCGCTGAACGTGGCCGAGTTGAAGTCCGCAGCAGCGCTGAACGTGGTAGATATGAAGGCCGCAGCGGCGCTGAACGTGGCAGATCTGAAGTCCGCAGCGGCGCTGAACGTGGCCGAGTTGAAGTCCGCATCCGCGCAGAAAGTTGCCGAGATGAAGTGCGCAGCGGCGCTGAACGTGGCAGAGCTGAAGTCCGCAGCTGCACTGAACTCGAAGTCGCTGAAATCAACTTCTTCGGGAAACCACACCGCCCGAAAATCAAAGTCTCCGTTGTTCAGTTTGCCATCGAGCGCCGCTTTGAAATCAGCGATCTTCTCTTTGCCCGGATAATGGAGCACGCAATACCGCCGGCTCTCATTCTCCTTGTAGAAGGGAAGCCCCTTACAGACCGAACGCCACCACCTTCCGGAGGCGCAAAGGAAGCCAGGCTGTCGAGTAGGTTCGGGCGTGGGTCTGCCTGATTCAGGTTCCGGTTCGAGTGCGGTGTCGGTTTCCGCTTCGATGGATTCTTCCGCAGGCGGCAACAGCGGAGACGACTCGTCAACCATAAGCGTTCCCTCGTTAACAATGCTACTTTCTTCGCGAAGTGTAGATGAACATCGGCGGCTAAGCCAACATGATTCAATGTCGAAAGTTATCAACGGTGAACGGGTTGCTCATCTATGCAAGAAACAAGCTCGTAAAGGAAGCTGGCTGAGGGAGCTACTACTTTCTGATATCATCGAAGAGGTCGATATAACGAATGGACAAGCTTAACATCACGACGTGTCCGTCTTGCGGGGGCAAGAGGATCAAAAGGGTTCGGCGAAACTTCACCCGGAAGTTCGAGGGGCTCGAATACACAGTACCCAACTTGGAATACTACGAATGTCCGGACTGCGGGGAGAAGGTCTACGACCGCGAGGCAATGCGACAAATCGAGTCGCATTCACCAGCATTCAAGCGCGCCGCCTCGAAACGCAAGCCAGCCAGAACTGCCCGAGCCGCGACATCATTGAAGTCTTAGCGATAGTAGTC
This window contains:
- a CDS encoding YkgJ family cysteine cluster protein, coding for MKKRLSAKRKSELCLICGKCCMSMTFFGGEVDDEARDEIHWMELHGLKIDYAEEQGRTEYYFTIPKRCDALQEIKTPSGATNYVCGVYETRPQMCRDYDGRMEGPQGVADCLWRLEDGAMPVPATNLVQLQSQSR
- a CDS encoding pentapeptide repeat-containing protein — encoded protein: MVDESSPLLPPAEESIEAETDTALEPEPESGRPTPEPTRQPGFLCASGRWWRSVCKGLPFYKENESRRYCVLHYPGKEKIADFKAALDGKLNNGDFDFRAVWFPEEVDFSDFEFSAAADFSSATFSAAAHFISATFCADADFNSATFSAAADFRSATFSAAAAFISTTFSAAADFNSATFSAAADFRSARFSAAADFNLSVFQARANFCRASFNDSIHFFGSATYRRLKDGASLAMALGKDPSLDFQHVRIEHPERMAFHTLNLRPHWFVNVDSREFVLTDVGWEWDRISIKQEIAALQSNKVSPSNRLLTIACRQLAENAEANNRYEEASNFRYWAMDLGRRTKWKGWSFWKTDWLHMLYWAVSGYGERIRNALGVLAAVWIVFVLLYTRVGFAQQPPKASHEGASSATAASMTIEDRIGQPLEFSRALTYSLAVMSLQKPEPKPLTGTAQTLVTLETILGPVQAALLALAIRRKFMR